One genomic segment of Helianthus annuus cultivar XRQ/B chromosome 14, HanXRQr2.0-SUNRISE, whole genome shotgun sequence includes these proteins:
- the LOC110907772 gene encoding uncharacterized protein LOC110907772 codes for MKDCLIKLPTLTAPNKGEPLVLYLSASDRAVGAVLLVDRQGIQTPVYYVSRTLTDPETRYAIMEKLVLALIHASRRLRRYFANHVIHVLTNYNIGNILARPEISGRLAKWAIELGGLNVVFRPRPSIKGQVLADFMTEVPDDKDRECKAMEKAEKKQVEEPWLLYTDDASNEDGAGAGLRLVSSDKHEFTYAIRLDFKSTNNEAEYEAFLAGLRLAIKMGVKHIEAHVDSMLVAGQINGQYEAKGDVMALYLGQANTLLQTFYSYKVHHINRSENKPADALSKLASTSFQHLAKDVRIEVLSNPSVPLREVSVIQTGTTSWMTPIIMYLQSGILPENKAEARKIQYKAEHYQMADGILYRRSYLGPLLRCVDAEYANYLIREVHEGICGIHAGPRMVVAKVMNAGYYWPGMHLDAVKELRKCSGCQRHAPQK; via the coding sequence ATGAAGGATTGTCTCATCAAGCTGCCAACATTAACTGCACCAAACAAAGGAGAACCCTTGGTACTATACCTATCAGCTTCTGATAGGGCAGTTGGAGCAGTATTACTTGTCGATCGTCAAGGTATCCAAACACCAGTCTACTATGTGTCACGAACCTTGACCGACCCAGAAACTCGGTACGCCATCATGGAGAAACTAGTCCTCGCACTGATCCATGCTTCAAGACGGCTGCGCAGGTACTTTGCCAACCACGTTATACATGTGTTAACAAATTACAACATTGGCAACATCCTCGCAAGGCCAGAAATCTCAGGAAGACTAGCtaaatgggcaattgagctgggAGGTCTCAATGTGGTTTTCAGACCACGACCATCAATCAAAGGCCAAGTCTTGGCAGACTTCATGACAGAAGTTCCAGATGACAAGGATCGAGAATGTAAAGCAATGGAAAAAGCTGAGAAAAAGCAAGTAGAAGAACCATGGTTGTTATACACAGACGACGCGTCTAACGAAGACGGAGCAGGTGCAGGGCTAAGGCTGGTAAGCTCCGACAAACATGAGTTCACGTACGCAATACGTCTAGACTTCAAGAGTACGAACAATGAAGCCGAATATGAAGCTTTCCTCGCTGGCTTAAGATTGGCAATAAAAATGGGAGTCAAACACATCGAAGCGCATGTAGACTCCATGCTCGTCGCAGGACAAATCAACGGCCAATACGAAGCCAAGGGGGATGTAATGGCACTCTATCTCGGCCAAGCAAACACGTTGCTACAAACCTTCTACTCCTACAAGGTGCatcacataaacagaagcgagaacaagcCAGCGGACGCGCTGAGTAAACTCGCATCGACAAGTTTTCAACACCTAGCAAAGGATGTGCGCATAGAAGTCTTGAGCAACCCATCCGTTCCACTCAGAGAAGTAAGCGTCATCCAGACAGGGACAACGTCTTGGATGACTCCGATAATCATGTACCTTCAGTCAGGAATACTTCCCGAGAACAAAGCTGAGGCGCGAAAGATCCAGTACAAAGCCGAGCACTACCAGATGGCCGATGGAATATTGTACCGAAGGTCATACCTCGGTCCACTGTTGAGATGCGTTGATGCCGAGTACGCAAACTATTTGATTAGAGAGGTACACGAAGGAATTTGTGGTATACATGCCGGACCTCGAATGGTGGTGGCAAAAGTGATGAACgccgggtactactggcccgggatgcattTAGACGCCGTGAAAGAATTGAGGAAATGCAGCGGGTGCCAGAGACATGCGCCCCAAAAATGA